The region aaaagactaaattgacataccATGCAAAAGTGCGGAATGTTTGAAGCTTTATCAATCTTCCTAGGTTTCTTGATTTTGTTTTTGGtggaagaaagaaagatgaacaacaatgtttctttcttttcacttttatttactttaatatatattttatacattataatattttaattgaggttttaatattatttataattaaaatcacACTTACTGTCCATTATATTCTGAAATGGCCTAATTGGTTGAATTTCTATATAAGTCCCTAACTTTTTGGTCAATTATAAATCTATAATtatgaacttttacaatttagtccttatagcATAATTAACTatctatttgaaaaaattaaaaaaaccaaactttaatatatttttatactgacttcataaatattaattaaaatcacCATTCCAAAATAAccgtttctgacaccactaaaaaacaaaTTGCTacagggtaaatttgtaaattgttattaaatttttaggAAAGTATTTAATGAACCAAATGTGGTAATACAACTTTTCAAGGATTTTAATTAATACTTTTCAATGTACATCAAAtattgtaaagtaattttttcaTCAATCAGATTACATTAAAATTATAACGTAAAATAACACCAACCGCTAGCTAAGACTAAACCTAAACCAACAAAAGCTATCTATCTGCCTAACCTAATCCCAACCTTGTGCCTAGCTACACATTGATGGTTACATTAAATTGTTTTGATTGGTCATTTTTACTAATTCCGTTTCATATTGAATTAACTTTTTATCGTAAAAAACTGAATATCAAATATGCTTTTACTTATTATACTATTCCTAACATTAGGAATGTCCTTGTATACTTTTATTTTAGGAATtctcttcatttattttttattaaaaaattcaggtaattaaaaattttctattaaaatatttggtGCAAcataatgaattaaattaataaatatgtaataaaaaaagacATTATAAcaaacctaaattaaaataattaatttgttaagaATTCTTAAAAAATCACCTCAGTCCTTtaattacaataaattatttagattaactaatgtgattataaaattaaaatactaaattatattagaattaaaatataaaattaaattcgaattttaaatataaaaactaaaatttgaaaataaaagataCGTATTTGGACATTTTTCATACAAGGCTTTTATAtagaatataaattttggttagcAGTCGATTTCAATTCAGTTGCCGAAGGCACAAGCCCAGTTGGCCGATAATCCACAGTTCCTAATATTGGAATAGCTTAGCTTGCAATTGATTTTTATTACGGAGAAACACTAGAACATATCTCCATTTGCAGGACTAGAGATTTTCATGACCCAATACTTGGGGTACAGTGATTATTATTTGCAGTATAAATAATTGAAGAGGAATTCAATTGACAGATACGTGTAAAGATGTGCCGTGGGGGactttatttgtattatttgctGTCATTTCTTTAGAAGCTGGTGCATGATATGGGATTAAAACATGATGAGCAGTGGTTCAACTTGAAGGGACAACCGAGAGCTCCAAGCGGCCTGTCCATTCCTCACCTGGTTTCAAGGTGATTGGTTTTTCAACTGCTGCCCCATTGACACAAAGCATCTCCTTGTATTCTTCATCCCCAAAATCAACCATggttttcgatttcttttcccATGGATTCCAAACCCCTGAACAAACAAATAAAGTGGATCGACTTGAATCTGCAGTGAATTCATCTTCAAATGGCTTGGTGTTATGCTATGAAATATTGAAGAGTACAAGAGCTTAATTACCAACATCTGGAAGGCCTTGTTTCTGTATTAGAAAGGTCCGTTTTCTTTCATGATCGAAGATGGCAATGGTATCTCTAGAGCCAAGATAAACTCTGTCCACCTGCAAATCAATCAAGGCTTAAGCATCTACTACCTGTTTCAGCTCTAAAAAAGTGAAAGGTTTACCTCAGATTCGAATGTCAAGGCATCTCCTTGTTCTGTGAACCGTTCCCTTTGGCATAGGTTGTCAAGATAGTCAAGAGTTTCCAATCCCTCTACCCTAACTTCACTGTTTATCAGTAAAAGATAAGATATCCATTATTGACCATAAGATGAAATTGTCGGTGCAGTAATGTTGAGAGAATTCGCCATATATACCACTACATTCTTTACCTGATATCAGAGATGGAGAAATATGTGAGATAAGCAATTGAGAAACTAAAAGGCTTGTAATTGATATTCCTGATGCGTGACATCAAGCTTAGATTCCCATCTGCTGTCAAAGATATCCGAAGACGAAACTCGAAACtggaaatgataaaaaaaaaaaaaccaactccGTCATTAATCTTCCAGTAAATTTCAATTGATAAATGCTATAAGGATCCATGGCAGATTACGACATCACCTGTTTGGCCAAATCTTCAAATCGTCTTCTGATGGCTTCAACAGCAAGTCAGTATAGGCCTTCTCACTTGGATCATTTGGATGCAATGGTGGTGGATTGTCATCAATGATCCAAATCCTGTTCCTGGCAAACCCATGTTGCTCCAGCGATCCTCGCTGACCAAACTAACAAAATTGGAACATAACCCATCAACCAGGTGCATATCAACTCCATGCGTATAAGCATGGAAATATCGAAGCATAAATACCTGTGGGAAGCATATAGGTATTCCTCCTCGCACTGCGTATGGTGGCTTGAAGATTGCCTACAGTACATGGAACCAAAAGTTCATTGACTATGGCTTGTATATATCATCTACAACTTTAGAACTGACGTTACCTTAGTACTTGCGAATAGCAACTCTTCTCCTCGGTCAGTCCGCCATGAAAGGACCTGTCCTCCGTACAAGCTGACCCTTGCTGATGCCCCTCGAGGATTCCTAAGCACAACCTGATGGATTCCATTTCTATCTTTGGTGACTTCAACTGCTGGCCCCGATTGATTCATGGTGACAAACGCAGCAAGGACATCACAGAAGCAGATACATAGATCTCGGTCTCTCTGTCTCTGTCTCTGTTTTCTTGAGGTAAATAAAAGGCTGAATTATAACAATCAGTGAAGCAGTTACACTTGTTGTGACAAACCAAATTTTCACGTGATGTGAAATATAAACCCCAGCTACCAATTCAACTATCTTTATCTCTCTTGGCCACTAAATCTGCCAACAAGATAAAAATCCTAGTCTAGAAACAGAGTTCCGGATGACAAAGCTGTCTTAAACTTCAAAGAACCAACCGGCAAAGTAGTTCCAAAATCGAAACCAAATAAATGTTGAAGCGCCTGTTTATCAAACGAGAACGTTTATGGCAGAAACGGTTTTAATGAGTTGAGGAAAAAATTGTCTGCAAATGAGAGTCTGACCTTTTCGTTGAAGTAACGGAACGATTGAAGGGTCAGAGATAATTAGATAATCCTCATATGGGATAATGCTTAGGAAGGCGACTGACCAATTAGTCAAGAGAATTACGCAAAAAAAATAAGCAACAAGGAGAAACTTTTGGCTTGGAGCGGTGCTGGCTACCGCACATGATGTAAACTCTAATGTCTTAACATGCGACCTGAAATTCAACTGAACTAACGACCTGCTGAAAGTTAAATACTACAAATTAACAGAATTAAAAATGGATTTGTCAAATAATCTTTCTTTTTAGGATTGTTAATTCTGGTTCTGTGGGAGTAACTTCCCACTATCACTTTAACATTTGGTTTTAGGAATTTCATTTAAGATTTTAGTATTTCAATTGGATTTCGAAGTTTTTACTTCTTTGTAGACTTTAGGGGAATGCTACATGTGTACCAATTATAcctttcaatttttataatttaattttttggacCATTTGAAAATGGATTTCCAACAACAGCAACATTATGGATCTCTCCAAGAAAGATCTATTGATAAATAGAAGTTAAAAGAATCCTCGCCCCTGGGCGAAGCCAGAATAATTTTTTAGgggtcgaatgaaattttaattttttagggtttatatctttataatttttaaagcattaaattaaatttttataattttagggggccaaagtgcaattttacctttactaatttaaaatttaaaaaaaaaattaaaaggcctaaatgacaatttttcattttagtggAGGGCCTAGAATCACTTTCGCTCGCTCCAACCTTGCATGGAAGATGCTtctaagaaacaaaaaacaattTTTGAACAAAAGAAAACTCGAAAAGagtaattttatttaatcaaataatcatgGCTGCCTAAGCCAGTCGAGActctaaaaaacttaaaataatctaaaaacaCTCTAAATTTTGTAATAATTAGATCCCTAAAATATAAGATCTAAGGATAAATTATCAATATACAACTAATACTAATGAAGCACATggttaatttgtacttttatttaaattcttaatTAAGTTAGTGTCATGCATCAACTAGATACCAACTCAATTGGAAATCGTTAAAAGctcattatttttataaagtattaactattaacataaatttttttattttttatattttatattaaatatcactattataagatttgaacttgaaacatcaaaatttttaaagcttTAACTTAATCATTTCAACCAGAGCatcatttgttatttttataaacttttataaatgtatattttacATAAGTGTTTCTTTCACATTATGAATGTACCATAATCTAGTTACCATTGTAgcattaataaaaacaaatgtatGCCAAATGATAGGTAAAATACTTGATTGGGCTTACAATCATGTTTAAAAACTTATCCAAAGCCTTTAACT is a window of Gossypium hirsutum isolate 1008001.06 chromosome D08, Gossypium_hirsutum_v2.1, whole genome shotgun sequence DNA encoding:
- the LOC107910076 gene encoding putative glucose-6-phosphate 1-epimerase isoform X1 gives rise to the protein MNQSGPAVEVTKDRNGIHQVVLRNPRGASARVSLYGGQVLSWRTDRGEELLFASTKAIFKPPYAVRGGIPICFPQFGQRGSLEQHGFARNRIWIIDDNPPPLHPNDPSEKAYTDLLLKPSEDDLKIWPNSFEFRLRISLTADGNLSLMSRIRNINYKPFSFSIAYLTYFSISDISEVRVEGLETLDYLDNLCQRERFTEQGDALTFESEVDRVYLGSRDTIAIFDHERKRTFLIQKQGLPDVGVWNPWEKKSKTMVDFGDEEYKEMLCVNGAAVEKPITLKPGEEWTGRLELSVVPSS
- the LOC107910076 gene encoding putative glucose-6-phosphate 1-epimerase isoform X2 is translated as MNQSGPAVEVTKDRNGIHQVVLRNPRGASARVSLYGGQVLSWRTDRGEELLFASTKPPYAVRGGIPICFPQFGQRGSLEQHGFARNRIWIIDDNPPPLHPNDPSEKAYTDLLLKPSEDDLKIWPNSFEFRLRISLTADGNLSLMSRIRNINYKPFSFSIAYLTYFSISDISEVRVEGLETLDYLDNLCQRERFTEQGDALTFESEVDRVYLGSRDTIAIFDHERKRTFLIQKQGLPDVGVWNPWEKKSKTMVDFGDEEYKEMLCVNGAAVEKPITLKPGEEWTGRLELSVVPSS